The following are from one region of the Solidesulfovibrio fructosivorans JJ] genome:
- the tnpC gene encoding IS66 family transposase — protein sequence AKACEPLIAMIIEEIRSGPIVNMDETTVQVMHEPDRANTTKSYMWVARGGTPGTPVVLFRYHPTRAGSVATDILGDFKGYLQTDGYSGYEALGEREGLCHLGCLAHVRRKFVEVEKSAGKKAKGGTAHAVLDLIGKLYSVEHQAEKQRLDPEQIKALRAEKSRPILDKLKALLDARIATTPPKSLLGRAISYALKQWDRLVVYLEDGRLRPNNNLAENAIRPFAVGRKNWLFSGHPRGADASATLCSLIETAKANDLEPYRYLRHLFEHLPTATSDAQRKALLPPYIAPKSLIIPT from the coding sequence TGGCCAAGGCCTGCGAGCCGCTCATCGCCATGATCATCGAAGAAATTCGCTCCGGTCCCATCGTCAACATGGACGAAACCACGGTCCAGGTGATGCATGAACCAGATCGGGCCAACACCACCAAGTCGTACATGTGGGTCGCCCGGGGCGGAACGCCGGGAACACCGGTCGTCCTCTTTCGCTATCATCCGACCCGGGCCGGCAGCGTGGCCACAGACATCCTTGGCGACTTCAAAGGCTATCTGCAGACCGACGGCTACAGCGGCTACGAGGCCCTGGGCGAACGGGAAGGCCTGTGCCATCTCGGCTGCCTGGCCCATGTCCGGCGCAAGTTCGTCGAAGTTGAGAAGTCTGCCGGCAAGAAGGCCAAAGGCGGCACGGCCCATGCCGTCCTGGACCTGATCGGCAAGCTTTACAGCGTGGAGCACCAAGCCGAAAAGCAGAGGCTCGATCCAGAGCAGATCAAGGCTTTGCGAGCCGAAAAATCCAGGCCCATCCTGGACAAGCTCAAGGCTCTGCTCGATGCCCGCATCGCCACCACCCCGCCCAAGAGTCTGCTCGGCAGGGCCATCAGCTATGCCCTCAAGCAGTGGGACCGGCTGGTCGTCTATCTGGAAGACGGCCGGCTGCGCCCGAACAACAACCTGGCCGAAAACGCCATCCGTCCCTTTGCCGTGGGGCGCAAGAACTGGCTTTTCTCAGGCCACCCACGCGGGGCCGACGCCTCGGCCACCCTGTGCTCCCTCATCGAGACCGCCAAGGCCAACGACCTGGAGCCGTACCGTTATCTGCGTCACCTCTTCGAGCACTTACCGACGGCAACTTCCGACGCCCAGCGCAAGGCCCTCCTGCCACCGTACATCGCTCCCAAAAGCCTGATTATCCCTACCTGA